A window from Felis catus isolate Fca126 chromosome B1, F.catus_Fca126_mat1.0, whole genome shotgun sequence encodes these proteins:
- the SARAF gene encoding store-operated calcium entry-associated regulatory factor isoform X1 gives MAAAGGPEATGRSLLLSLLLLLLITGPALAWNDPDRILLRDVKALTLHHDRYTTSRRLDPIPQLKCVGGTAGCDSYTPKVIQCQNKGWDGYDVQWECKTDLDIAYKFGKTVVSCEGYESSEDQYVLRGSCGLEYNLDYTELGLKKLRESGKNYGFNSFSDYYNKLYSSDSCGISGLITVIVLLAIAFGVYKLFLSDGQDSPPPYSEYPPYSHRYQRFSNSAGPPPAGFKSDFTGPPGATSGFGSAFTGQQGYDNSGPGFWTGLGTGGILGYLFGSNRAATPFSDSWYYPSPPPSSSSMWNSRAYSPLRGASGSYSAYAGSETRTRTASGYGGTRRR, from the exons ATGGCCGCAGCCGGCGGGCCAGAAGCTACTGGACGCTCTctccttctcagcctcctcttGCTTCTGCTGATCACTGGCCCTGCCCTCGCCTGGAACGACCCTG ACAGAATATTATTGCGGGATGTAAAAGCTCTTACCCTCCACCACGACCGCTATACCACTTCCCGTAGGCTGGATCCGATCCCACAGTTGAAATGTGTTGGAGGCACAGCTGGATGTGATTCTTATACCCCAAAAGTCATACAATGTCAGAACAAAGGTTGGGATGGTTATGATGTACAG TGGGAATGTAAGACTGATTTAGACATTGCGTATAAATTTGGAAAAACTGTAGTGAGCTGTGAAGGCTATGAATCCTCTGAAGACCAATATGTACTAAGAGGTTCCTGTGGCTTGGAGTATAATTTAGATTACACAGAACTTGGCCTGAAGAAACTGAGAGAGTCTGGAAAAAACTATGGCTTTAACTCTTTCTCTGATTATTATAACAAGCTGTATTCCTCAGATTCCTGTGGCATCAGTGGATTGATTACCGTCATAGTACTACTTGCTATTGCTTTTGGAGTTTATAAATTGTTCCTTAGTGATGGTCAAGATTCTCCTCCCCCATATTCTGAGTATCCTCCGTATTCCCATCGTTACCAGAGATTCAGCAACTCTGCAGGACCCCCTCCCGCAGGCTTTAAGTCTGACTTCACAG gaCCACCTGGTGCAACTTCTGGTTTTGGCAGTGCTTTCACAGGACAACAAGGATATGACAATTCAGGACCTGGGTTCTGGACTGGCTTGGGAACTGGAGGAATACTAGGATATTTGTTTGGCAGCAATCG AGCAGCCACACCCTTTTCTGACTCGTGGTATTacccatctcctcctccttcgTCCTCCAGCATGTGGAATAGCCGTGCCTACTCGCCACTTCGTGGAGCCTCGGGTAGCTATTCGGCATACGCAGGCTCAGAGACGAGAACCAGAACAGCATCAG GATATGGTGGTACCAGAAGACgataa
- the LEPROTL1 gene encoding leptin receptor overlapping transcript-like 1 codes for MAGIKALISLSFGGAIGLMFLMLGCALPIYNQYWPLFVLFFYILSPIPYCIARRLVDDTDAMSNACKELAIFLTTGIVVSAFGLPIVFARAHLIEWGACALVLTGNTVIFATILGFFLVFGSNDDFSWQQW; via the exons ATGGCCGGCATCAAAG CTTTGATTAGTTTATCCTTTGGAGGAGCAATTGGGCTGATGTTTTTGATGCTTGGATGTGCCCTTCCAATATACAA ccaaTACTGGCctctctttgttctgtttttttacaTCCTTTCACCTATTCCATACTGCATAGCAAGAAGATTAGTGGATGATACAGATGCTATGAGTAATGCTTGTAAGGAACTTGCCATATTTCTTACAACAGGCATTGTTGTCTCAGCTTTTGGGCTCCCTATTGTATTTGCCAGAGCACATCTg ATTGAGTGGGGAGCTTGTGCACTTGTTCTCACAGGAAACACAGTCATATTTGCAACTATCCTGGGCTTTTTCTTGGTCTTTGGAAGCAATGATGACTTCAGCTGGCAGCAGTGGTGA
- the SARAF gene encoding store-operated calcium entry-associated regulatory factor isoform X2 codes for MAAAGGPEATGRSLLLSLLLLLLITGPALAWNDPDRILLRDVKALTLHHDRYTTSRRLDPIPQLKCVGGTAGCDSYTPKVIQCQNKGWDGYDVQWECKTDLDIAYKFGKTVVSCEGYESSEDQYVLRGSCGLEYNLDYTELGLKKLRESGKNYGFNSFSDYYNKLYSSDSCGISGLITVIVLLAIAFGVYKLFLSDGQDSPPPYSEYPPYSHRYQRFSNSAGPPPAGFKSDFTGPPGATSGFGSAFTGQQGYDNSGPGFWTGLGTGGILGYLFGSNRMWNSRAYSPLRGASGSYSAYAGSETRTRTASGYGGTRRR; via the exons ATGGCCGCAGCCGGCGGGCCAGAAGCTACTGGACGCTCTctccttctcagcctcctcttGCTTCTGCTGATCACTGGCCCTGCCCTCGCCTGGAACGACCCTG ACAGAATATTATTGCGGGATGTAAAAGCTCTTACCCTCCACCACGACCGCTATACCACTTCCCGTAGGCTGGATCCGATCCCACAGTTGAAATGTGTTGGAGGCACAGCTGGATGTGATTCTTATACCCCAAAAGTCATACAATGTCAGAACAAAGGTTGGGATGGTTATGATGTACAG TGGGAATGTAAGACTGATTTAGACATTGCGTATAAATTTGGAAAAACTGTAGTGAGCTGTGAAGGCTATGAATCCTCTGAAGACCAATATGTACTAAGAGGTTCCTGTGGCTTGGAGTATAATTTAGATTACACAGAACTTGGCCTGAAGAAACTGAGAGAGTCTGGAAAAAACTATGGCTTTAACTCTTTCTCTGATTATTATAACAAGCTGTATTCCTCAGATTCCTGTGGCATCAGTGGATTGATTACCGTCATAGTACTACTTGCTATTGCTTTTGGAGTTTATAAATTGTTCCTTAGTGATGGTCAAGATTCTCCTCCCCCATATTCTGAGTATCCTCCGTATTCCCATCGTTACCAGAGATTCAGCAACTCTGCAGGACCCCCTCCCGCAGGCTTTAAGTCTGACTTCACAG gaCCACCTGGTGCAACTTCTGGTTTTGGCAGTGCTTTCACAGGACAACAAGGATATGACAATTCAGGACCTGGGTTCTGGACTGGCTTGGGAACTGGAGGAATACTAGGATATTTGTTTGGCAGCAATCG CATGTGGAATAGCCGTGCCTACTCGCCACTTCGTGGAGCCTCGGGTAGCTATTCGGCATACGCAGGCTCAGAGACGAGAACCAGAACAGCATCAG GATATGGTGGTACCAGAAGACgataa